A window of Fusarium oxysporum Fo47 chromosome II, complete sequence genomic DNA:
CCTTTTGTTAGTTCTGACGTTGATAACCAAACATTCTCGTCATTATTCAGGACTACCGGCTTTGCGAACCTACGGTCAACCTTCGCTTCGTCCCGCCAGCAAACCCACTACGACAGCTTGGCATAGACTCTATATCTTCTAAGCTTTCACCAGAGGACGGCATGTACTGCCACGAGTAATAGCGCTTCTATGCACCCCTTTTCTATTCTGACGCTCGGCATCTTCGTCGCTGGTTACATTACTGCCCGTTGGGATCTCGTCACTCGTCTCTATGAACTTGCCATCTTCGCTTGGGAAAACGGTGTTGTCGTGAGTCGATGCCCCTCCTTCTTGCGCAACCTTCTACAGGACTAACCTATAACTACAAAGACACGCGCAGCGAAAGCCTTTGCTGCACTATCCGTCCTCTTTCTCTCTATTTGCGCCCCGACCGTCTTACTAGCCAGAAAAGAAACGAATCTGGTACGCCCGATTACAACATCCGAAGCCGCTGACAATGGCTAACAAGATCTGTTCAGCATCCAAGAGGAACAGGAACTGGGGTCTCTGCGCGGGAACAACTCAGAAGACGTGGTTCATTTTAAGAGCCTCGTCCTAGTTGACATAGTTGCTTGTCATGGTAGAGCATGATGGGCTGATGAGAGTGTTCTGGCCGACGGACATTCGCAAGTCCGATCGCCCTGGTGTCGTGGTGGGATGGCGCAATTCCATATTGGACGTGTTTGTTGTAACCATACTCGAAGATGTCGATGTTTGTTTGGTGTATTGCAATACGATAGCAGGGGTATGCTAACTGTTCTCAGGCACGAAATACCGAATTCCATCTCAAAGCCGGTACTTTGTTCCGCAGCGAACTTCACCCGACTAGCCAGATCACCGATATGTGTGGCCATAGCTCAATGCATGTCCTTGGCCTCTCGAATGCCATCGATGCAGCCGCCGCAGACCCTTCTTGGTTCTGTGCTACGACGAACTCAGATCCAAGGGAACCAAAAATTACATGCGCGAAGGCCATCAGCGTACAACTCATTCTATATGACCGACCTCAGCCCCAGGGAATGCAATACGTTTCGCTGAATCCGATTGCACTAGCGCTTGGTCATGATGGTTCCTTGTTAGGCGACACAACAGTGTCGGAAGGGGAGCAAGAGACTCGAGAGCgccaaaagaaagaagagaagcgcaaattggctgagaagctcaagcagcaCACCATTTTCAAACGAGTTCCCTCTGCGCGCGATAGGGCCCTGCCCAAAATCATCAATCAGATAAACTGGTCTTGGGAGCTGGAGAAGACGTTGCATAAAAATGTGGGACGGCTGGGGTCAAGACCACGCCGAAGCCTTAGTGTGTCTGAAAGGGTTGTTGAGACAGCATCGACAATGCGAAATTATGTCATCCTTCAGTTGTGGACATGGTTTACGCTCTACCTTTTCCCTACTATACGCAAGACCtttgtccttgttctcatGGGCCACCGCGTTGTAGCAGagatgctgctcttgctgcttGAATTTCGAGCCAAGCCTGGTTATGCGGCTCTGAAAGATATATCGGCTACAGCACAACAAGTTGAGATACGACTACAACAGTTTTGCTATTGGCCGATGCAGTATATGACATTGCGGCAACGGAAAAACAACTGGGCCAGTGTTACAACTAGCCATCCAGATTATATCCGTTTCTACAACAGCTTATGGCTTGTTGCCAACGATGTCATCATCGGAATCGCTCTAGGTTCATACATTATTGAGAATGCAGACTGGGTGGCTGAGCAAATCGGGGACTTACTCCAGACCTACACGGTAGACGCACTTCAAAGTAGCATATCATGGCTCATGGGCTGGCCGGCTGGTCTCAAGCTCAATGGTGAACTGGCAGCTTTCTTAGGAGATTTGTTCCTTTGGGTCATTGATTACTGGTCTAGTGAGTCTTGggaagcttctcaaacatcTATACCTTTTCTGACTTATAATATAGGTTGTATCGAGACTCTAACACCAGCATTACCCCAGATGGTGTGGTTCATAGGGTTCTCCTCCTTTGCTGGAGCTAGCATGCCAATTGCCATGTTCTCCGATATGCTATCCACACTGACCATTCACATCTACTCGTTCTACCTTGCATCCGGACGGATATACCATTGGCAGCTCACCATTCTCCAGTCCCTCTTTCATCTTTTCCGTGGCAAGAAACACAACGTTCTTCGCAACCGTATCGATTCTTGCGACTACGATTTAGATCAACTCCTTGTTGGCACCATCCTCTTTACGCtactcttcttcctcttgccCACAGTCGCCGTCTTCTATCTCAACTTTGCCATCGCAAGGATGGCTATTATCTCTTTAAAGGCTGGCTTTGATACCCTTCTTTCATGTCTAAACCACTTTCCTTTGTTTGCACTTATGTTGAGAATAAAAGATCCAAGGAGACTTCCAGGTGGTATACGATTCGAGCTCCGAGATAGTCACGACTATAGGCACGACAAAGCAAATAATGCTGACGGATTGCCGCCTACATCGGTCATCTACCTCAAGGTGTGCAGTTTCCGATTGCTCGTATGCAACCTAGCACGCTGACACCACTCTTAGTCGATTCCTCTGACGTTCCGGATCATGTTCAACCAATACTTCCAGATGGCAAATCGCATCCGGAAGCACTACCTGTCACCAAaagtcttcttctgcttgcTGACGGGCAAGTTCGTGCCGCCAATAAACCGCAAGAACTTATATAGTCTACAATACAGCATGTTGCCGGCTCGTCGGGCAACCATCTGGGAGATGTGGAGAGCGTTGAATACAGAGACCAAACCAGCAAAGCGGATGCCGCTGCCTTATATCCCACCATTGTCCAATGCAGGCAGAAGAACCTCAGCGAATAATGGACGGGCTAGATGAATGATAGACATGAGAATTGCTTGAGTAGTAATGAACAATAGCTACAAGTATCAATGGGTTCTGTAGAAATTGCCGTGAAAGTGAATAGTTAGGACAATCAACTGAGAGACGGTCAGATCCGGTAATTGTGCATCGATCGAGACCTAGTCTTGGTATCACACCATTTTCATGAAGCAGAAGCCCCTGAGGGCGTCTATTCTGACTCGTATTGTGCGAGTAATTTGATGATCGTCATGAATTACAAGTGTTGATTAGGCTCAGGCTAATCCCAAAGGCACTCGTCACATTGTAAATCGGATATCTAGTCTTACACACATGAAATATAACTGGAACTTTCATTCTTCCAACCCCACCTCCCCGGATTCACGGCCCTCTTGGCCCTGAGTCACCCGTGGATTACTTCAGTAGGTACAGGTATAGTCCATACGACGTATCTTTCATGCTGTGCCTGCTTTCTTTTGTGACTATGCCTGTGTCTGTCCGCCTGAGCAAGTCGGGCTGGAACCGAAATGGCCAAACCTAGGTATCCAATAAACCACCACAATGTTCCATAGATTGACTTGGCTGATTACCGTAGAGACCTCTCAGCTCAAATTCTAACGTCTCAGAAGTGGTTACCAAATGATATAACATTCCCCAatgctcaacaccaccattgTTCCCCACGTTGCATGGCGTTGAACTAAGACAAGCTCAATGACCCCCGAACCCCTAAAAACGTCAACCTTGTTTTCTCCTTGGCGGAGACCAGAAGAAGTTAATAAGTTATGGCATACGGATACTGTGTTCGAAAATGTCTGCGCAAACTAGCAATGACGACAAGCTTATCGATGGTTGGTTGCCAATGTGACTTACGAGACACCAATAGAAAGTGTCTAACAAGACCTTGTCAGAATCTTCAAGGGTCCCTCTAAAGTCTTGATCGTAGGCTTCTCGAATTCCTGTTCGGCCCACTCTAACAAGTGGACGATGCTCTCAGGTGCTCTCCAATTCTTCATCGCTTTCTTCAACTTGAAGAACAGGCATTGACCCACCATTCCTATTGAAGGGGTCCAGAACCCTCCCCGCCGTACTTTTATTAACGAAGTATGGTCAACCCCAGCTCTAAAGGATTGAACGATTTATAGTGGTGCCATCGTTTGGCAACAACACCACGCTTGCAGCACACCTAACGCCTCGTCCTTTCCGTTCCATGCCTTGTGACGCCCGCCAATTTCTCACTAACGAATACTTGTCCTGCAGAACCATCCACCAATTCATCCCGTCCATCCATCTCGAACAGGCTATCCCCCAACCGCTCAGGGCAGGCTACTCCACTCATCACCACGTTCAACAGCGTCTTCCCATTCTCGTCGGCCCCATCAGGCGGCATTGACGTCACTACCAGCTGCTGGTTCGACTACACGTCAAGTCGTGACCCTGAAAGCTGAGGAAGCATTGTCAAAGTCGTACGGAGACGAGGGGTAGCAGTGCAGCACTCTGGGGTAGTAGAATCTAGAGGCACACATATTGGCATCACCTGCTGCGGCTTATTTCACTTCCTGGTAAGTGATTGACACTTTCTCTCGGTCTCTTGATACTGTCATGCATATATATCTCCAAGACTGGAGAGATCATCCTCGGCCCAGAGTCCCTTTACTACGTTCTCATCAGAACGTGAAATCGGCTTCCCAGTTCTCTGATTCATGCCTGTTTTTGTCATAGGTCAATTGCACTACTGTTCCCATTCACCTTGACATATCTGCCCCCATATAAAGTCGTTCTCGTCCGCTCTCTGACACCTTCTGCTGTAACATCATCTTTCACATTTCTTCCAAGCAGGGCATATAGAAGGGAACTCGAACTAGCAACTTGTATTAACACTGTTCGTAATGGAAACACAGGTTCAAACAGCAACCCATCAACACGACCCTTGGGCTGCCACCCATCAGGTCATTCTTCAATCAGCCACCATGGATCCTAAGCAACGTTTCTATAACCATTTCCTGGAGAGTGTTACAGGTAAGAGTGGATGTTTAGGTCTTCAAATGCTCTCCATTGCCTAACCTCCATGTTGCGTAGTACTCCAAGACCTGATCGATGAGCTACCATCCATTGCTAGTGTCGGTGGTGAGCGCCAGGAGGCCATTGATCACATTCTAGCCAGTATCGCCAAGCTACAAAACGAAGTGTCAGATGCTGCCGACTACACACCTTCTTATGATAGAAAACAGTATTCTGAGGTAACACAGCTGGCATCTTTGACTCGCAGCTTCGACTGACATTCACATGCTCGATAGACCATTAAGACTCTCCAGGACAAACTGAACGAGACACTCACCAAAATCACACCAAAGTCGAAATTTCAGTTTCGTCGTAAGACCGACCACGTTGATATGGGCGCTCCTGAGAACGACCCTCGACTTAGCCCTGGAAGTCATTCTCGGGCCAAGCATGACACGGCCACTGCATCTACCATCGCCAGTCCTCCTTCGGTGAGAAAGGAAGACACTCTCAGCGAATTACCGTCCAAGGATACGTACAAAAATTATAACGAAGAGATGGCTCGACCCAGCGCATCTTCCCTTCGTAAGCCCAGCTTCTCGGCAGCCAAGAATATTAGCATTTCGAATCATTCAGGGCTACATATTATTCTACCGTCTTCGGCGTCCCGTGCCACCTCTTCGGGCAGCCTCACTGATCTCAAGAATTGTATCATCGATATGTCTATTCCGACATCCTCGGGCTCAGCTTTCCCTGGCCTCGCTATTAAGAACGTGTCCAAGAGCCTCATCGTCGGGGGTCGCGTCAACGGCGCAGTCCATATCACAGGAGTGTCTGACAGCACGATAGTTGTTGTGGCCAGGCAAGTGCGGATTCATGAGTGCAGTAACGTTGACATCTACTTGCATTGTGGCAGTCATCCTATTATTGAGGACTGCTCTGGCATGCGATTTTCACCGCTGCCCAAGGCCTATGTAAGATATAATCTTCAATAATCGAATAGCCAGACTAACAGGTGCATAGATGACGGACGCTGAGGAGCCTGAAGAAAACCAGTGGGATCAGGTCGATGACTTTAAGTGGCTCAAGGCTGGTCACAGCCCTAATTGGACCACTCTGTCCGAAAACGAGAGGCTCAGTGATGACCTTTGGAGATCTGTCGTCCCTGGCCAGCCTGGTGTCAGCGTGGAGGAGTCCTTAAAAAAGCTGGGTATTCCACGGAGGTGATGACCATGATGAATAGTTAAAGGATGACATTCATACCCAGCCGTAGGCTTCATATCCGCAGATTATGTAGAACGCAACGCGCAATTGTAAATCCTTTTATTCAACGCGAAACTCCAAACACCCTGCTGATAAATCAAGATGACAACCTCGCTAAAAGAAATAGTCTAATCCCAAGAATCATAGGTGACTCATCATAACAAATATTGGACATGTATCATGACTCCATCTTGTCACCAGCGCTGACTTCCTCTTTCCGATCCCTTCCAGTGGCTTCGTCTCTTAGTCGTTGGAGTAATGCTCGTTGTTTCTCGATGCGATTTTCAAGGTCACGGATCTCATCGTTCTGTTCAGCGATGGATCGGTCCATGTCCGGGAGCTCTCGGACCTGTGCGCGAGCACGCTGCAGCTTGTGTTTCAGGCCATCGGTGGCTCCAGGGACATCTTTGAAAGACAATGTAGGTCCAGAGGCGTTGTGACCGGTGGTCCCCGGTGCAGGCTCGGTAGTGATTCCAGCCGACGACTGAATACCGGCGCGGACGCGTGCGAGGACGAGAGAGAGCTCGGAAAGGGCGTCTAGAGTATCCGGAGAGAACGTGGGCGGGAGGGCCAATGGGTGTGGGCCAGATGCGGATGCAGGCgcagatgcagatgatgGAGACATGGTCTGTCGTTTTATGATATGACTCGATTCTGCTTTGACCGCTCGAGGGCTCGCTCGGAAAGAATGGTGGGAGAGAATCAGGCGAGGTAGGTGTGGATGCGGTGTAGTATGATGTTGGCAGGCAGTTCAAGGTGAGCGATGCTGACGGCGTCGTATCTCTATTACATACAGCTCGGGGAAATCGGCCAAGTGGATTCTTTCAGCCTTGCATAAAAGCCCGTAATAGCGTCGAGTTTTATCACAGATGGTGGTGGGCAAATGGGAAAGATCGATTGGGCCGATGGGCCGTTTTGTTGTTGGGTTGACGGTCCGAAAGAGAGGGAGGAAAGGTCAGAGACTGACAGTGTGAGCTCATCATTGCACGGTACAAAATGGGACTTTACACATACTACGCACCGTGTGAATACAAATCATGGCTGGTGAGTGACATGACATAAACCCCCACTACTACAACGTGTTTCCCTGCAAAATCATCTGTCGTGTCTGGGCCCATCAAATCACGCATCATTTCTTTTACTCAAGACAGGCCCGAGTTACTCTCCGTCTTATCCTTATCTTCCTAGAGCCTCTTCTTTATACCTCGTctatttctttctctttttccctggtcctcttcttctttcctctcATTGCTTCAGtgcaagaaaaaaaaaaaccaacAAACAGTAGTCATCATGTCCAAGACTGATCAAAAAGCCTGCCTCAGTACGTCGTCATGCCCCGCCCCCTCCAAATTCCAACAAACCCATTTTCATGCCCCGCGATCGCGATAGCAACAGCGCTGCAATGGCTCGTTATCCTGAGCAACGTTTGAAGACAACTACTCCTGTCGCTCAGGAATTGCCAATTGTCTCGCGACCAGATTGGATTGTTACATTGTGTTTCGTCCTCGTATACTTGGAATTGGCCTGGCTAATCATGTTGTTTTTGCATTCTTATAGTCGTCATTGACGGTTGGGGCATTCCCTCTGCCGACAGCCCCAAAGACGGCGATGCCATCACCAACGCCAAGACCCCCGTTATGGACGCTCTCTACAAGGACTCCAAGGGCTACACTGAGCTCGAGGCCTCATCGCTGGCGGTGGGACTTCCCGAGGGTCTCATGGGTAACTCTGAGGTTGGACACTTGAACATTGGTGCTGGTCGCGTTGTGTGGCAGGATGTTGTCCGAATCGACCAAACCATCAAGAACGGCCAGCTGGGCCAGAACGATGTTATCAAGAAGACCTTCCAGAGTGTTGCTGCTGGGAACGGCCGACTACACCTCTGCGGTCTTGTCTCCCACGGTGGTGTGGTAAGTCATATCACATACAGTTCCTTCCTTCTATTAGCAGTCACTTATACCACAGCAGCACGCCAAGCAAACCCACCTATACGCCCTCCTCAAGGCCGCCAAGGAGTATGGCGTGCCTAAGGTCTTCATCCACTTCTTCGGTGATGGCCGTGACACCGACCCCAAGTCCGGCGCTGGCTATATGCAGGAGCTTGTCGATACTGCCAAGGAGATTGGCATCGGTGAGATCGGTACCGTTGTTGGCCGATACTTTGCCATGGACCGTGATAAGCGTTGGGACCGCCTCGAGATTGCCCTTAAGGGTCTTGTCCTCGGCGAGGGTGAGGCCTCTGAGGATCCCGTTGCTACCGTCAAGGCTCGATATGAGCGCGGCGGTGATTTTGATCGGGATGAGTTCCTCACTCCCATCATTGTTGGTGGCGATGAGCGCCGCATTAAGGGTAAGTTCAGTTTAAAATATTCACGTTTCATACACATCCTCTAACAGCAGCATAGATGACGAtaccgtcttcttcttcaactatCGATCCGACCGTGTCCGCCAGATCACccagcttcttggcgatgttgatCGATCTCCTCTTCCCGACTTCAAGTACCCCAAGATCAAACCCCTTGTCACCATGACTCAGTACAAGGGTGACTATCCCTTTGAGGTTGCTTTCAAGCCCCAGCACATGGGTAACGTCCTCGCCGAGTGGCTGGGCAAGCAGAACGTTGAGCAGGTCCACATTGCTGAGACCGAGAAGTATGCTCACGTCACCTTTTTCTTcaatggtggtgttgagaaggtcttcCCTCTCGAAACCCGTGAT
This region includes:
- a CDS encoding RNA polymerase II transcription mediator complex subunit 9-domain-containing protein; amino-acid sequence: MSPSSASAPASASGPHPLALPPTFSPDTLDALSELSLVLARVRAGIQSSAGITTEPAPGTTGHNASGPTLSFKDVPGATDGLKHKLQRARAQVRELPDMDRSIAEQNDEIRDLENRIEKQRALLQRLRDEATGRDRKEEVSAGDKMES
- a CDS encoding tubulin binding cofactor C-domain-containing protein, which codes for MDPKQRFYNHFLESVTVLQDLIDELPSIASVGGERQEAIDHILASIAKLQNEVSDAADYTPSYDRKQYSETIKTLQDKLNETLTKITPKSKFQFRRKTDHVDMGAPENDPRLSPGSHSRAKHDTATASTIASPPSVRKEDTLSELPSKDTYKNYNEEMARPSASSLRKPSFSAAKNISISNHSGLHIILPSSASRATSSGSLTDLKNCIIDMSIPTSSGSAFPGLAIKNVSKSLIVGGRVNGAVHITGVSDSTIVVVARQVRIHECSNVDIYLHCGSHPIIEDCSGMRFSPLPKAYMTDAEEPEENQWDQVDDFKWLKAGHSPNWTTLSENERLSDDLWRSVVPGQPGVSVEESLKKLGIPRR
- a CDS encoding N-acetylglucosaminyl transferase component-domain-containing protein yields the protein MSASLAPECNEVKERYDTCFLKWYSEKYLRGQEKDNKECADMFKEYQNCLKVALKDRGVDKLVEEAREENKENDLKHLGPRIHSMLLFRDRTMCKGNQSTRSLPLGWQCPLEPASHFLFASMHPFSILTLGIFVAGYITARWDLVTRLYELAIFAWENGVVTRAAKAFAALSVLFLSICAPTVLLARKETNLHDGLMRVFWPTDIRKSDRPGVVVGWRNSILDVFVVTILEDVDARNTEFHLKAGTLFRSELHPTSQITDMCGHSSMHVLGLSNAIDAAAADPSWFCATTNSDPREPKITCAKAISVQLILYDRPQPQGMQYVSLNPIALALGHDGSLLGDTTVSEGEQETRERQKKEEKRKLAEKLKQHTIFKRVPSARDRALPKIINQINWSWELEKTLHKNVGRLGSRPRRSLSVSERVVETASTMRNYVILQLWTWFTLYLFPTIRKTFVLVLMGHRVVAEMLLLLLEFRAKPGYAALKDISATAQQVEIRLQQFCYWPMQYMTLRQRKNNWASVTTSHPDYIRFYNSLWLVANDVIIGIALGSYIIENADWVAEQIGDLLQTYTVDALQSSISWLMGWPAGLKLNGELAAFLGDLFLWVIDYWSSCIETLTPALPQMVWFIGFSSFAGASMPIAMFSDMLSTLTIHIYSFYLASGRIYHWQLTILQSLFHLFRGKKHNVLRNRIDSCDYDLDQLLVGTILFTLLFFLLPTVAVFYLNFAIARMAIISLKAGFDTLLSCLNHFPLFALMLRIKDPRRLPGGIRFELRDSHDYRHDKANNADGLPPTSVIYLKSIPLTFRIMFNQYFQMANRIRKHYLSPKVFFCLLTGKFVPPINRKNLYSLQYSMLPARRATIWEMWRALNTETKPAKRMPLPYIPPLSNAGRRTSANNGRAR
- a CDS encoding BPG-independent, with product MSKTDQKACLIVIDGWGIPSADSPKDGDAITNAKTPVMDALYKDSKGYTELEASSLAVGLPEGLMGNSEVGHLNIGAGRVVWQDVVRIDQTIKNGQLGQNDVIKKTFQSVAAGNGRLHLCGLVSHGGVHAKQTHLYALLKAAKEYGVPKVFIHFFGDGRDTDPKSGAGYMQELVDTAKEIGIGEIGTVVGRYFAMDRDKRWDRLEIALKGLVLGEGEASEDPVATVKARYERGGDFDRDEFLTPIIVGGDERRIKDDDTVFFFNYRSDRVRQITQLLGDVDRSPLPDFKYPKIKPLVTMTQYKGDYPFEVAFKPQHMGNVLAEWLGKQNVEQVHIAETEKYAHVTFFFNGGVEKVFPLETRDQSQDLVPSNKSVATYDLAPEMSADGVADQVVKRLGEQKFPFVMNNFAPPDMVGHTGVYDAAVIGCEATDKAIGKILEACKKEGYVLFITADHGNAEEMKFPDGKPKTSHTTNKVPLLMANYPEGWSLKKTDEGVLGDVAPTVLAAMGLPQPEEMTGKSLLQKA